One window of the Corynebacterium glutamicum ATCC 13032 genome contains the following:
- the metF gene encoding methylenetetrahydrofolate reductase [NAD(P)H], translated as MSLTNIPASSQWAISDVLKRPSPGRVPFSVEFMPPRDDAAEERLYRAAEVFHDLGASFVSVTYGAGGSTRERTSRIARRLAKQPLTTLVHLTLVNHTREEMKAILREYLELGLTNLLALRGDPPGDPLGDWVSTDGGLNYASELIDLIKSTPEFREFDLGIASFPEGHFRAKTLEEDTKYTLAKLRGGAEYSITQMFFDVEDYLRLRDRLVAADPIHGAKPIIPGIMPITSLRSVRRQVELSGAQLPSQLEESLVRAANGNEEANKDEIRKVGIEYSTNMAERLIAEGAEDLHFMTLNFTRATQEVLYNLGMAPAWGAEHGQDAVR; from the coding sequence ATGTCCCTAACGAACATCCCAGCCTCATCTCAATGGGCAATTAGCGACGTTTTGAAGCGTCCTTCACCCGGCCGAGTACCTTTTTCTGTCGAGTTTATGCCACCCCGCGACGATGCAGCTGAAGAGCGTCTTTACCGCGCAGCAGAGGTCTTCCATGACCTCGGTGCATCGTTTGTCTCCGTGACTTATGGTGCTGGCGGATCAACCCGTGAGAGAACCTCACGTATTGCTCGACGATTAGCGAAACAACCGTTGACCACTCTGGTGCACCTGACCCTGGTTAACCACACTCGCGAAGAGATGAAGGCAATTCTTCGGGAATACCTAGAGCTGGGATTAACAAACCTGTTGGCGCTTCGAGGAGATCCGCCTGGAGACCCATTAGGCGATTGGGTGAGCACCGATGGAGGACTGAACTATGCCTCTGAGCTCATCGATCTTATTAAGTCCACTCCTGAGTTCCGGGAATTCGACCTCGGTATCGCCTCCTTCCCCGAAGGGCATTTCCGGGCGAAAACTCTAGAAGAAGACACCAAATACACTCTGGCGAAGCTGCGTGGAGGGGCAGAGTACTCCATCACGCAGATGTTCTTTGATGTGGAAGACTACCTGCGACTTCGTGATCGCCTTGTCGCTGCAGACCCCATTCATGGTGCGAAGCCAATCATTCCTGGCATCATGCCCATTACGAGCCTGCGGTCTGTGCGTCGACAGGTCGAACTCTCTGGTGCTCAATTGCCGAGCCAACTAGAAGAATCACTTGTTCGAGCTGCAAACGGCAATGAAGAAGCGAACAAAGACGAGATCCGCAAGGTGGGCATTGAATATTCCACCAATATGGCAGAGCGACTCATTGCCGAAGGTGCGGAAGATCTGCACTTCATGACGCTTAACTTCACCCGTGCAACCCAAGAAGTGTTGTACAACCTTGGCATGGCGCCTGCTTGGGGAGCAGAGCACGGCCAAGACGCGGTGCGTTAA
- a CDS encoding GNAT family N-acetyltransferase, protein MSPIIRKLSIPEFTTNTPVLVDIYIAAMNYDKAIRDTRIEVWRRNSQNPGFTAVAALMDDQVVGVAYGFNGSPDHWWQHQLRRGLRQQGGPTEEEIHIIHNYFEVAEVHVQPGFQGHGIGRKLMHELLKDKQNTFAILSTPEVDDEANHAFSLYRSLGFTDLLRQFRFDGDQRPFAVLITALPLHDS, encoded by the coding sequence GTGTCACCGATCATTCGTAAATTGAGTATCCCCGAGTTCACCACCAACACCCCAGTGTTGGTGGATATCTACATCGCAGCGATGAACTATGACAAAGCAATCAGGGATACCCGGATCGAAGTCTGGCGGAGAAACTCCCAGAACCCCGGATTCACAGCAGTGGCAGCGCTGATGGATGATCAGGTCGTGGGCGTGGCCTATGGCTTCAATGGCAGCCCAGATCATTGGTGGCAACACCAATTACGCCGGGGACTCCGACAACAAGGAGGCCCGACGGAAGAGGAAATCCATATCATCCACAACTACTTTGAGGTTGCGGAAGTTCATGTTCAGCCTGGCTTCCAAGGTCACGGCATTGGCCGAAAGCTGATGCATGAACTGTTAAAAGACAAACAAAACACTTTTGCCATTTTGTCTACACCCGAGGTCGACGATGAGGCGAACCATGCGTTTAGCCTGTATCGCTCTCTCGGCTTCACTGACTTGCTCAGGCAGTTTAGGTTTGACGGGGATCAACGGCCGTTTGCCGTATTGATCACCGCCCTCCCCCTTCATGATTCCTAA
- the rsmH gene encoding 16S rRNA (cytosine(1402)-N(4))-methyltransferase RsmH: MEDFSLDGNHGHVPVMRDRMAALIAEHVEALGENAVIVDATLGAGGHAEFFLNTFPKARLIGLDRDQNALRDARARLAPFGERFIGVQTRFDGLREVLESVEGDIIDLAREHGIAGALFDLGVSSMQLDQVERGFAYRTDAPLDMRMDATQGITAADILNTYSHGDIARILKTYGDERFAGKIASAVLKEREKEPFTTSARLVELLYDAIPAATRRTGGHPAKRTFQALRVEVNNELDSLKNVLPQITDALNVGGRAVFMSYQSHEDKLVKKFFTDLTTSKTPPGLPVDLPGTAPQFKQVTRGAETASEAEIEENPRAAPVKVRAIERIGNNSGDLS; this comes from the coding sequence ATGGAAGATTTTTCCTTGGATGGCAACCACGGACACGTTCCCGTAATGCGTGATCGTATGGCGGCTTTGATCGCCGAACACGTGGAAGCATTGGGAGAAAACGCTGTCATTGTTGACGCAACCCTTGGCGCAGGCGGGCATGCGGAGTTCTTCCTGAACACGTTCCCCAAAGCGCGCCTGATTGGCCTTGATCGTGACCAAAATGCGTTGCGGGATGCTCGCGCGCGACTTGCTCCTTTCGGGGAGCGGTTCATTGGCGTCCAGACGCGTTTCGACGGACTCCGCGAGGTGTTGGAATCTGTCGAGGGCGACATCATTGATTTAGCTCGCGAGCACGGTATCGCTGGCGCTCTGTTTGATCTGGGTGTCTCCTCGATGCAGCTTGATCAGGTGGAGCGTGGCTTTGCCTACCGCACGGACGCGCCTCTGGACATGCGCATGGATGCAACTCAGGGTATTACGGCTGCAGATATCCTCAACACTTATTCGCATGGTGACATCGCTCGAATCTTGAAGACTTACGGCGATGAACGCTTCGCCGGCAAGATTGCTTCTGCGGTGCTGAAAGAACGTGAAAAAGAGCCGTTCACTACCTCTGCTCGTTTGGTGGAGCTTCTGTACGACGCCATCCCTGCAGCGACCCGCCGAACCGGTGGACACCCCGCGAAACGTACTTTCCAGGCGTTGCGCGTTGAGGTGAACAACGAGCTTGATTCCCTGAAGAATGTGCTTCCTCAAATCACTGACGCCCTCAATGTTGGGGGACGTGCAGTGTTTATGAGCTACCAGTCTCATGAGGACAAGCTGGTGAAGAAGTTCTTCACGGATCTGACCACCTCTAAGACCCCTCCGGGCTTGCCTGTTGATCTTCCTGGAACTGCACCACAGTTTAAGCAGGTTACTCGCGGTGCTGAAACGGCTTCGGAAGCTGAAATTGAAGAAAACCCACGTGCCGCACCTGTGAAGGTGCGCGCAATCGAAAGAATCGGCAACAACTCAGGAGACCTCTCATGA
- the idsA gene encoding geranylgeranyl pyrophosphate synthase IdsA, producing MSSFDAHDLDLDKFPEVVRDRLTQFLDAQELTIADIGAPVTDAVAHLRSFVLNGGKRIRPLYAWAGFLAAQGHKNSSEKLESVLDAAASLEFIQACALIHDDIIDSSDTRRGAPTVHRAVEADHRANNFEGDPEHFGVSVSILAGDMALVWAEDMLQDSGLSAEALARTRDAWRGMRTEVIGGQLLDIYLESHANESVELADSVNRFKTAAYTIARPLHLGASIAGGSPQLIDALLHYGHDIGIAFQLRDDLLGVFGDPAITGKPAGDDIREGKRTVLLALALQRADKQSPEAATAIRAGVGKVTSPEDIAVITEHIRATGAEEEVEQRISQLTESGLAHLDDVDIPDEVRAQLRALAIRSTERRM from the coding sequence TTGAGCAGTTTCGATGCCCATGACCTTGACCTCGACAAATTTCCGGAGGTCGTGCGAGATCGTTTGACGCAGTTCCTCGATGCTCAAGAGCTAACAATTGCTGATATCGGCGCTCCTGTCACAGATGCTGTGGCCCATCTTCGCAGTTTCGTGCTCAATGGAGGAAAGCGAATCCGTCCTCTTTATGCGTGGGCTGGTTTCCTGGCGGCGCAAGGCCATAAGAATTCTTCTGAAAAACTTGAGTCCGTCCTTGACGCCGCAGCGAGTCTCGAATTCATCCAGGCTTGTGCCTTGATTCATGACGATATTATCGATTCTTCTGATACCCGGCGCGGAGCCCCCACAGTTCACCGGGCTGTGGAAGCTGATCACCGCGCCAATAATTTCGAAGGCGATCCCGAGCACTTTGGCGTTTCAGTCTCGATTTTGGCTGGCGATATGGCATTGGTGTGGGCAGAAGACATGCTGCAGGATTCCGGTTTGAGTGCAGAGGCATTGGCCCGCACGAGGGATGCTTGGCGTGGCATGCGTACTGAGGTTATTGGCGGCCAGCTGCTTGATATTTATCTAGAGTCGCACGCCAACGAGTCGGTGGAGCTTGCGGATTCTGTCAACCGCTTCAAAACGGCCGCTTACACGATTGCGCGCCCATTGCACCTGGGCGCCTCCATTGCTGGCGGTTCGCCGCAGCTTATCGACGCGCTCCTCCACTACGGCCACGACATCGGCATTGCATTCCAGTTGAGGGATGATCTGCTTGGTGTGTTTGGGGATCCCGCTATCACCGGCAAACCAGCTGGAGACGATATCCGTGAAGGCAAGCGCACTGTTCTTCTTGCGCTCGCTCTACAACGCGCTGATAAGCAATCTCCTGAAGCTGCAACGGCCATTCGCGCAGGTGTTGGAAAGGTGACTTCACCAGAAGATATTGCTGTCATTACAGAGCATATTCGAGCTACTGGTGCTGAAGAAGAAGTTGAGCAGCGAATTTCCCAGCTGACTGAATCCGGTTTGGCTCACCTCGATGATGTAGACATCCCCGATGAGGTGCGCGCACAGTTGCGGGCACTGGCTATCCGCTCAACCGAACGTCGGATGTAG
- the mraZ gene encoding division/cell wall cluster transcriptional repressor MraZ: MFLGTYTPKLDDKGRLTLPAKFREDLAGGLMVTKGQDHSLAVYPKEEFAARARKAAAVSRTNPEARAFIRNLAASADEQRPDGQGRITLSAAHRTYAGLTKECVVIGSVDFLEIWDAQAWAAYQEETEAAFSAAEDDVLGGLL, from the coding sequence ATGTTCCTTGGTACCTATACCCCGAAACTCGATGACAAAGGCAGGCTGACTCTTCCAGCAAAGTTCCGTGAGGACCTTGCGGGGGGATTGATGGTCACTAAAGGTCAAGACCACAGTCTCGCGGTTTATCCGAAGGAAGAATTTGCAGCAAGGGCTCGCAAGGCAGCTGCAGTTTCTAGGACAAACCCTGAGGCTCGTGCGTTTATCCGAAACCTTGCAGCAAGCGCGGATGAACAACGACCCGACGGCCAGGGGCGCATCACCCTTTCGGCAGCGCACCGCACATATGCGGGGCTGACAAAAGAGTGTGTCGTTATCGGTTCGGTGGATTTTCTGGAGATTTGGGACGCTCAAGCCTGGGCCGCGTATCAGGAAGAGACGGAGGCTGCCTTCTCAGCAGCTGAAGATGACGTCCTTGGAGGATTGCTCTGA
- a CDS encoding SAV_6107 family HEPN domain-containing protein, translated as MGDVISATTRFERVGGKRAQFFSKAHILLEQAHTYRGEGDLLLALEMSYQSALRTAGAVVAGSDVAARKRKPKSAWDQLQLVGDEAAEWAAELSQFSTIRSRASSGLDITLSAADLDRFMARVALFLEEAQHGFSPSVDAA; from the coding sequence ATGGGTGACGTAATTTCAGCAACAACGAGGTTTGAGAGAGTGGGAGGAAAAAGGGCCCAGTTTTTCTCCAAGGCGCACATCCTTTTAGAGCAGGCACATACCTACCGCGGCGAAGGTGATCTTCTGCTGGCTCTAGAGATGTCCTATCAATCCGCTCTCCGAACGGCCGGTGCGGTGGTGGCGGGAAGCGACGTAGCTGCCAGAAAGCGGAAGCCTAAGAGTGCTTGGGATCAGCTCCAATTGGTGGGAGATGAGGCAGCGGAGTGGGCGGCTGAACTTTCCCAATTCTCCACCATTAGATCAAGAGCAAGCAGTGGGCTGGATATCACCCTTTCTGCGGCGGACTTAGATCGCTTTATGGCTCGAGTTGCCCTGTTCCTGGAGGAGGCGCAACACGGCTTTAGTCCAAGCGTGGATGCTGCATAG
- a CDS encoding alpha-(1->6)-mannopyranosyltransferase A, with amino-acid sequence MTLFQRLTNPVVLGGLAGVLLLLGSFGGGAIRYRGGVLDALGLNFLAFGHAQGISNTVLWVGQLLLIGAWVHLGRRLFKKKVADDTADAADLGLVKRTLYAMVVPLIFAAPMMSRDVYSYLMQGAMLRDGFDPYTEGAAVNPGPMLLEVSHDWRNTTTPYGPLHLWIGDMITTVVGDNVTLGVVAYKILSIIGLAVTGWSIVRIAQHFGANPAIALWIGVANPVMIIHMIGGMHNESLMVGLVSVGLLLALKKRFVAGVALIAVAVSLKATAAIALPFVVWIGMHHFAGFLATKKGKDSPTLKQQVPAFFATGAAGVAVTGVVVSAITWASGASWGWISEISGNSKVINPLAFPSLVASVITMVAEVFVDDFDYNAVVNVVRSISMLIMLGGLVVCWWLFRQNERRAVTGTAAAYAVAFVFNSVTLPWYYASLISLLGTFKPPMWLIRFAAGASVFIALMFTGSGNHQLYNIVTVIIAAIIAWLATVVIFDDTDPATTATEKPSPHTVS; translated from the coding sequence ATGACACTTTTTCAACGTTTAACCAACCCTGTAGTGCTCGGCGGCCTAGCAGGTGTTTTGCTTCTGCTCGGCTCTTTCGGTGGCGGTGCCATTCGGTACCGTGGCGGAGTGCTCGATGCGTTGGGGCTTAACTTCCTTGCTTTTGGCCACGCGCAGGGTATTTCCAATACCGTGTTGTGGGTTGGGCAGCTGCTGCTGATTGGCGCGTGGGTTCACCTTGGACGTCGGTTGTTCAAGAAAAAAGTCGCTGATGACACCGCAGACGCTGCTGACTTAGGTCTTGTAAAGCGCACGTTGTATGCCATGGTGGTGCCCCTCATTTTTGCGGCACCAATGATGTCGCGTGATGTTTATTCCTATCTCATGCAGGGCGCGATGCTGCGTGATGGCTTCGATCCCTACACTGAGGGCGCTGCGGTAAACCCTGGCCCCATGTTGCTTGAGGTCTCTCATGATTGGCGCAACACCACGACGCCGTATGGTCCACTACACCTGTGGATTGGAGACATGATCACCACGGTTGTGGGCGATAATGTCACCTTGGGCGTCGTCGCTTACAAGATCTTGTCGATCATTGGCCTTGCTGTGACAGGCTGGAGCATTGTCCGCATTGCACAACATTTTGGAGCCAACCCAGCAATTGCATTGTGGATTGGTGTGGCCAATCCTGTGATGATCATCCACATGATCGGCGGCATGCACAATGAATCCCTCATGGTGGGATTGGTCAGCGTCGGCTTGTTGCTAGCACTGAAGAAGCGTTTCGTGGCAGGTGTGGCACTCATTGCAGTGGCTGTGTCGCTGAAAGCTACAGCGGCGATTGCACTTCCTTTTGTGGTGTGGATCGGCATGCATCATTTCGCAGGATTCTTAGCCACCAAAAAGGGCAAAGACTCCCCTACCCTTAAGCAACAGGTCCCCGCGTTCTTTGCCACTGGAGCTGCAGGTGTTGCTGTCACTGGTGTTGTTGTCAGTGCGATCACTTGGGCGTCTGGCGCTTCGTGGGGCTGGATCAGTGAGATCAGTGGCAACAGCAAGGTAATCAACCCGCTGGCTTTCCCTTCTTTGGTGGCCAGTGTGATCACCATGGTGGCTGAAGTGTTCGTTGACGATTTCGACTACAACGCAGTGGTTAATGTTGTGCGCTCAATCTCCATGCTGATCATGCTTGGCGGGTTGGTCGTATGTTGGTGGCTGTTCCGCCAGAACGAACGCAGGGCGGTCACTGGTACAGCAGCGGCTTATGCCGTGGCTTTTGTGTTCAATTCTGTGACCTTGCCGTGGTACTACGCCAGCTTGATCTCTTTGCTCGGCACATTTAAACCACCGATGTGGTTGATTCGCTTCGCAGCGGGTGCTTCGGTGTTTATCGCGCTGATGTTTACCGGAAGTGGAAACCACCAGCTGTACAACATCGTTACGGTGATCATCGCAGCAATTATCGCGTGGCTTGCCACCGTGGTGATCTTTGATGACACTGACCCTGCAACAACGGCCACGGAGAAACCCTCCCCGCATACCGTTTCCTAG
- the pknB gene encoding Stk1 family PASTA domain-containing Ser/Thr kinase, whose product MANLKVGDVLEDRYRIETPIARGGMSTVYRCLDLRLGRSMALKVMEEDFVDDPIFRQRFRREARSMAQLNHPNLVNVYDFSATDGLVYLVMELITGGTLRELLAERGPMPPHAAVGVMRGVLTGLAAAHRAGMVHRDIKPDNVLINSDHQVKLSDFGLVRAAHAGQSQDNQIVGTVAYLSPEQVEGGEIGPASDVYSAGIVLFELLTGTTPFSGEDDLDHAYARLTEVVPAPSSLIDGVPSLIDELVATATSINPEDRFDDSGEFLSALEDVATELSLPAFRVPVPVNSAANRANAQVPDAQPTDMFTTHIPKTPEPDHTAIIPVASANETSILPAQNMAQNMAQNPLQPPEPDFAPEPPPDTALNIQDQELARADEPEINTVSNRSKLKLTLWSIFVVAVIAAVAVGGWWFGSGRYGEIPQVLGMDEVQAVAVVEEAGFVAVAEPQYDNEVPTGSIIGTEPSFGERLPRGEDVSVLVSQGRPVVPDLSEDRSLSTVREELEQRTFVWVDGPGEYSDDVPEGQVVSFTPSSGTQLDVGETVQIHLSRGPAPVEIPDVSGMGVDQATRVLERAGLSVERTEEGFDAETPNGDVYGTSPKVSTEVKRGTSVVLQVSNAISVPDVVGMTKDEATAALAEEGLVVASTSIIPGEAASSADAVVTVEPESGSRVDPAHPQVSLGLAGEIQVPSVVGRKVSDARSILEEAGLTLTTDADDNDRIYSQTPRARSEVSVGGEVTVRAF is encoded by the coding sequence ATGGCAAACTTGAAGGTCGGTGACGTTTTAGAGGACAGGTATCGGATTGAAACTCCGATTGCCCGGGGTGGTATGTCTACCGTGTACAGGTGCCTTGATCTTCGTTTAGGACGTTCCATGGCGCTTAAAGTCATGGAAGAAGATTTCGTTGATGATCCCATTTTCCGGCAGCGTTTCCGTAGGGAAGCTCGGTCAATGGCGCAGCTAAATCATCCAAATTTGGTCAATGTGTATGATTTTTCCGCTACTGACGGTTTGGTGTATCTGGTGATGGAGTTAATCACTGGTGGCACCTTGCGTGAGTTGCTGGCTGAGCGGGGACCTATGCCCCCGCATGCTGCTGTGGGCGTTATGCGTGGGGTGCTCACGGGTCTCGCGGCTGCCCACCGGGCGGGCATGGTGCACCGGGATATCAAGCCTGACAACGTGTTGATCAATAGTGATCACCAGGTGAAACTGTCTGATTTCGGCTTGGTTCGAGCGGCTCACGCCGGCCAGTCTCAGGACAATCAGATTGTGGGCACGGTGGCTTATCTTTCCCCTGAGCAGGTTGAGGGCGGTGAGATCGGGCCGGCCAGCGACGTGTATTCGGCAGGCATTGTGCTCTTTGAGCTGCTCACAGGCACCACGCCTTTTTCGGGCGAGGATGATCTCGACCATGCATACGCCCGCCTTACGGAAGTCGTGCCGGCACCGAGTTCGCTTATCGACGGCGTCCCCTCCCTCATCGATGAGCTTGTCGCGACAGCTACCTCCATTAATCCTGAGGATCGTTTCGATGATTCTGGAGAGTTTTTGTCCGCACTGGAAGATGTCGCAACAGAGTTGAGCTTGCCGGCTTTCCGGGTCCCTGTGCCGGTTAATTCCGCAGCCAATAGGGCTAATGCCCAGGTCCCGGATGCTCAGCCAACTGATATGTTTACCACCCATATCCCCAAGACTCCTGAGCCTGATCACACTGCGATCATTCCGGTGGCCTCAGCAAATGAGACGTCGATTCTGCCTGCGCAAAACATGGCACAAAATATGGCGCAGAATCCGCTGCAACCTCCGGAACCTGATTTCGCCCCGGAGCCACCTCCGGACACAGCGCTGAATATTCAAGATCAAGAGCTTGCGCGCGCCGATGAGCCAGAAATTAATACCGTCAGCAATCGTTCCAAATTGAAGCTGACGTTGTGGTCAATTTTCGTGGTCGCAGTGATCGCTGCTGTTGCTGTTGGCGGTTGGTGGTTCGGTTCAGGCCGTTACGGTGAGATTCCGCAGGTGTTGGGCATGGATGAGGTCCAGGCAGTAGCTGTTGTAGAGGAAGCTGGTTTCGTGGCAGTGGCTGAACCTCAGTATGACAATGAGGTTCCCACTGGTTCGATTATTGGGACTGAACCTTCTTTTGGTGAGCGCCTTCCTCGCGGCGAGGATGTTTCTGTCCTCGTCTCTCAAGGGCGTCCCGTGGTGCCGGATCTTAGCGAGGATCGATCCTTAAGCACCGTTCGTGAAGAGTTGGAACAGCGCACGTTCGTCTGGGTTGATGGCCCAGGTGAATATTCTGACGATGTTCCAGAAGGACAAGTAGTTTCTTTTACACCGTCGTCAGGCACGCAGCTTGATGTTGGTGAAACCGTGCAGATCCATTTGAGCCGAGGCCCCGCCCCGGTTGAGATTCCTGATGTCTCTGGCATGGGAGTGGATCAGGCAACACGTGTGTTGGAGCGCGCAGGTTTGAGCGTCGAGCGTACTGAAGAAGGCTTTGATGCTGAGACACCAAATGGTGATGTCTACGGGACTTCGCCCAAGGTATCTACTGAGGTCAAGCGCGGAACCTCTGTTGTGCTGCAGGTGTCCAATGCTATTTCGGTACCGGATGTGGTGGGTATGACCAAGGACGAAGCCACCGCGGCGCTTGCGGAAGAAGGATTGGTCGTGGCGTCGACAAGCATTATTCCTGGTGAGGCGGCGAGCTCCGCTGACGCCGTCGTGACCGTCGAGCCTGAATCCGGCAGCCGCGTTGATCCAGCGCATCCGCAGGTCAGCCTCGGGTTAGCTGGGGAGATTCAAGTTCCAAGCGTGGTTGGACGTAAGGTTAGCGATGCTCGAAGCATTCTGGAAGAAGCCGGTTTAACGCTGACAACTGATGCGGACGACAACGATCGAATTTATAGTCAAACCCCTCGTGCACGCAGCGAAGTCTCGGTAGGGGGAGAAGTTACAGTAAGGGCGTTTTAG
- a CDS encoding peptidoglycan D,D-transpeptidase FtsI family protein, which translates to MTYRPKSSTQGGARKRRVNMVTAIALVIAGVLIIRLGWVQVVWGPELSLNASEQRTRVYVDPARRGSIVDREGNQMAYTMQARSLTVSPNIMREELKTGTDLALRLAAEETDPENVASYVTIEEGNAYVFASEEQRETILSDKVEERIQSIADRIPEIIKSHDQDVTGISSEEILDKLNADSQYEVLVRNVDPDVASEITDEMPSVAADHQDIRQYPNGAIGENIIGRISMDGEGQFGFEASNDSLLAGNNGRSTQDMSILGQAIPGTLRDQIPAIDGASVELTVDLDLQTYVQQALEQAKANSGAENASAVVLDAKTAEVLAMANTDTINPNEDTGKQIEQGKSFDNPSVTHPFEPGSVAKVITAAGVIQEGLTTPDEVLQVPGSIEMAGVSVGDAWDHGVVPYTTAGIFGKSSNVGTLMLAQRLGEDKFADYLERFGVGQPTGIELPSESQGLLPAREQWSGGTFANLPIGQGMSITTLQMAGIYQALANDGERIQPRIIKSVTDSDGTVLEQPEPDKIQVVSAEAARTTVDMFRSVTQVDPTGVQQGTAPDASIEGYQISGKTGTAQKVDPNTGAYSNSQYWITFAGIAPADDPRFVVAIMLDEPERGVHGGGGQTAAPLFKDIATWLLNRDNIPLSAATEPIILQAQ; encoded by the coding sequence GTGACCTACCGGCCTAAATCTTCAACCCAGGGCGGCGCACGCAAGCGACGTGTGAACATGGTTACCGCTATCGCATTGGTCATCGCTGGCGTACTGATCATTCGCCTCGGCTGGGTCCAAGTTGTCTGGGGACCAGAACTGTCCCTCAATGCTTCGGAACAGCGCACCCGCGTGTACGTAGATCCTGCACGTCGTGGAAGCATCGTGGACCGCGAAGGAAACCAGATGGCGTACACGATGCAGGCACGTTCGCTGACGGTTTCTCCGAACATCATGCGTGAGGAATTAAAGACCGGAACTGATTTGGCCTTGCGTTTGGCGGCTGAAGAAACCGATCCGGAAAACGTGGCCAGCTATGTGACCATCGAAGAAGGCAACGCGTATGTTTTTGCGTCTGAAGAACAGCGCGAAACCATTCTGTCCGACAAGGTAGAAGAGCGCATTCAAAGCATTGCGGATCGGATCCCTGAGATCATCAAATCCCATGACCAAGATGTCACTGGAATTTCCTCTGAGGAGATCCTGGACAAGCTCAATGCTGATAGCCAGTATGAGGTGCTCGTCCGCAATGTTGATCCCGATGTAGCGTCAGAAATCACCGATGAGATGCCCAGCGTCGCAGCTGATCATCAAGACATCCGCCAATACCCAAACGGCGCGATTGGTGAAAACATCATCGGTCGAATCAGCATGGACGGCGAAGGCCAGTTCGGCTTTGAGGCTTCCAACGATTCCCTGTTGGCAGGAAACAACGGTCGCTCAACCCAGGACATGTCCATTTTGGGACAAGCAATCCCGGGCACGTTGAGGGATCAAATTCCAGCCATTGATGGTGCCAGCGTTGAACTCACCGTTGATCTGGATCTGCAAACCTATGTGCAGCAGGCATTGGAGCAGGCGAAAGCTAACTCCGGTGCAGAAAACGCCTCCGCTGTGGTTCTTGATGCCAAGACCGCTGAGGTTTTGGCGATGGCAAACACCGATACCATCAACCCCAACGAAGACACGGGAAAGCAGATTGAGCAGGGCAAGAGCTTTGACAATCCTTCTGTCACCCACCCCTTCGAGCCTGGTTCTGTAGCCAAGGTGATTACTGCAGCAGGCGTAATTCAAGAGGGCTTGACTACTCCAGATGAAGTGTTGCAGGTACCGGGCAGTATTGAAATGGCCGGTGTTTCTGTCGGTGATGCGTGGGACCACGGTGTCGTTCCCTACACCACTGCAGGAATTTTTGGTAAGTCCTCGAATGTAGGCACTCTGATGCTTGCGCAGCGTCTTGGTGAAGATAAATTTGCTGATTACCTGGAACGATTCGGTGTGGGACAGCCAACGGGTATTGAGCTTCCGAGCGAATCCCAAGGCCTGCTGCCCGCACGTGAGCAGTGGTCTGGCGGTACTTTTGCTAACCTGCCCATCGGTCAGGGTATGTCGATCACCACGTTGCAAATGGCTGGAATCTACCAAGCCTTGGCCAACGATGGTGAACGCATTCAACCGCGGATCATCAAGAGCGTGACTGATTCTGACGGAACAGTCCTAGAGCAGCCAGAACCCGATAAAATCCAGGTTGTCAGCGCTGAAGCTGCCCGCACCACGGTGGATATGTTTAGGTCTGTCACCCAGGTTGATCCAACTGGAGTGCAACAAGGTACCGCTCCAGACGCCTCCATTGAGGGTTATCAAATCTCAGGTAAGACAGGTACGGCGCAGAAAGTTGACCCCAACACGGGCGCGTACTCTAACTCGCAATACTGGATTACCTTCGCGGGTATTGCACCCGCTGATGATCCTCGATTTGTTGTAGCCATCATGCTTGATGAGCCAGAACGCGGAGTCCACGGTGGTGGCGGCCAAACCGCAGCACCTTTGTTCAAAGACATCGCCACCTGGTTGCTCAACCGCGACAACATCCCACTGTCTGCAGCCACCGAACCGATCATCCTTCAAGCTCAATAA
- a CDS encoding Rv2175c family DNA-binding protein: MSSNNESSFALPDNEPLLTLPETAERLGVVVTKVMDLVNEHKLIVVRRDGIRYIPEAFLSTKKENTNRFIPGVIALLADGGFSDEEILAFLFTEDETLPGRPIDALHGQLAREVMRRAQAMAF; the protein is encoded by the coding sequence GTGAGTTCCAACAATGAATCTTCCTTCGCCCTGCCCGACAATGAACCATTGCTGACCCTTCCGGAGACAGCCGAGCGCCTCGGCGTTGTTGTCACCAAGGTGATGGATCTGGTCAATGAACACAAATTGATCGTGGTCCGGCGCGACGGTATTCGCTACATTCCAGAAGCTTTCCTGAGCACCAAGAAGGAAAACACCAACCGTTTCATCCCTGGAGTTATTGCCTTGCTTGCCGACGGTGGCTTCAGCGACGAGGAAATCCTCGCGTTCCTGTTTACCGAAGACGAGACCCTTCCTGGTCGCCCCATCGATGCACTTCATGGCCAGTTGGCTCGTGAAGTTATGCGACGCGCTCAAGCAATGGCGTTCTAA